DNA from Gracilinanus agilis isolate LMUSP501 chromosome 3, AgileGrace, whole genome shotgun sequence:
tgccaagggttcagccttggccgtaccagccatctgtgttctcaggtaaaggggaacagagttagcccccctcctgctggagtgctgagagcccaaagcttttttaataagactatattgtattttgaaggaaggtgacaattatgaaaggaatcaaaagaggaatctcagatttttatcttagatatcccacacctgtctcgtctcgtaaatagagaggaaagataaatacaaggCTCTGCCGGTCTATATTggtcttttgagggggtccagataaaaatatctacttaagattctaatttctcttaatagctcccgaaaagttgccttagaaacagactgacagatgagcatttcctttcctttggcccccttctttaaaaagttttcccatcagtgtctcaggggtaagtctgtgttGACCTCAGCCAGCCACCCTCTGAGAACTTAGAAGTTGTCCCATGCTCACTCTATctctggcaccataggtggagtgggggagaggTGATGAGCTTGCAGAGTAATTTTGCccccttttagcatggaaatgcccaaacttttcctaccttctgtgataattagattaaatctacactgacCATCTtttgatttaatcaccaaaagtataaacatctccatttttcggtggtctgtaacccatgtgtgctagagtaacaaatcagaaattactgactgcctcctgggcagtcctctaagaaaagtatctgttgtgattggacacataaactaggaggaaggcacaggaagtgatgcataagtgacccctttaaaaagagggagttgagtgagtcaaaggctcttctggttcatggaggagtgctggttGGGACCCTGagatcttggtgagactgctcctaaatctctctcttagaactacacatggtgagggTAAAAACTGaattttcctgaacttctcttaaggaacttcccttttaatagagactttgtgactgaatcttttgcttcatttgcctttGGGGCCCCCagccctccaggcctctggccctctgagtttCTGGCCTTGGATTAATTAGATTTACCTAGATTAACTAGGGAATCATAGCAAATTACTTACtctgttagattcttatttccttatttcttcttcctcttctcaactgtaaataaatttctgtaaAACTCAATATTGGCTTGAGGTATTCCTTAATTGAGGATTTTTCCCCTGGCAAccaatcttttaatatttacccaatcaaaacccctttccCCCATTACATTTCCATGCTGTGCCCTATCATGGAACTCCTTTGCTCATCTAACTTTGGGTTTGTCCTTTTGAGGTCCTGTGTCTTGTTCAGTGGAGAGGAGATGaagagccctgcttctactctggaGCCATATTAACCGGGAAGTCATAGATAATGtaagggactcattaagatcaaaatgtttatatgtctacatggaaagaggatttctataattctcaagaattactcttagtagtacagaatatagaaggaatttactcagaaagaaggTGAAGAAGGCTaattatgatatgatatatatcatgtatatataattgtgatgatatggaatgataggtatatatgatatgatatgtatgcatatgaatgtgtaataattaaaatgaatataaaataactttaaaatattgattttttataaaatttattagaaatctctagaagtaaaggaataaataacaaaataaaacccatgtgcccatggctaatctacctgttcaaacagtCCAAGTTCCCAGCTCCAAGCTGCCATCAGAAGGAAGACATCTTAGCCATACCAgacccctcaattttatccccctgtctatgtcagcatgtaatgacaggaagcctgtgggctcttgggaaatgtagttcaaaggccccaaatttccaataacacaaatgatatgtaaaaaacatCTATCAAAGAATGAAAGAGTGGGTTGtcctgagagaaaagagaagggagggatagaatggggtaaattatataacataaagagacgTGAAAGATCATTATAGAGATGGGAGAATAAGGGTTGTTTTGGGcagtgcttaaactttactcttaccgtaactggctcagagagggtaaaacaaatatactcagtgggatatagaattctatcttaccccacagagaagtagaaggggaataaaagaagggaagagggagataatTGGAGAGAGGGGGACTTGGGGggatgataaaaagcaaaatatttttgaggaggaatagagggaaagagtatggagcaggatttaaagaaaataatatgatagAGGACAatgcacagttagtaatcataaagctgaatatgaatgggaaatGAAAGTCAATAGCAGATAATCCTATTAtaagttgtttacaagaaacacatttgaggcaggatgaCAAAATAATAAGCTCGGGTCTATGTCCTTACCACAGGCTCAGTCCAGGACTCTTTCTCTGAGACCACAAGATCACcccacttcagcacagactgccctgggctgggattctAGACTTCACCACAGGTTTGAAAATTCAAGTGTGGTGGGTTGGCTTGGAACtatatttgcccaggcagggtcttAAGATCTGAATATTTGTTTGGGCTTAGATTCTGAGTCTGGGATGATAGATGAGGGATGGGGATGTGTTAGGCTTGCTCTTGATTTGCCCTTTACTCTTTGCTATAGTCTTACTTACTGTGCACATCTTTCACCCCAGTACCACAGACATTCTCTGCCTatcttttaagtctttcttttcttgaaagttgtttctgtctgtctccttgCTGGTTCTTTCACTACTGTATTCCTTtttgtggctttttaaaaatattgattggaGAGGATTTTGATGATGATCTTGAACTACTCTGCcatactccaccatcttggctctgtccccaGAAGTCCTTCTAGTCcctcaaaacatactatttttcacttcagcttatttggggttttgttttggcattttggttttatgtgatcaTCCTCTTACAGaaatgaacactatggaaatatgttttgcacgataatacatgtataatctggatcaaattgcttattatctctgggaagggaagagagccaGAGAGACTGTTTGGAACAAATGACTTCAGAAAACATGgatatttgttattacatataattgataagatatatttacaaaaaataagttttatttttgagaatggatttgggaaaataataaaattttggcatttctaaaataaagagtGGTTGCCCTATACAGTAGTGGGGCcaaacaaatagaaatggggaccactaaaccatacataaggatgTTTGTGGGGAACATATTAACTTTGAAAACCATATGTTGATATTTTCTATGttctattccatttttatttttgtgacatatttgttaattatattttaaaactcttactttccatttcagaatcaatactgtgtatttattctaaggtaggagagtggtaagggctaggaaatggaagttaagtgacttgccaagggtcatctAGTTAGAAAGTAGctgggccagatttaaactgaagacctcctatctctagtcatTGTTCTCCcctcccagttacattttaatctggttcctgtGCACTAGGTTGTTACAGTTGTATGGTTGACACTTCTGCTCTTCAACATAGCAAGAAGATGGTAGGTGGAGGACTTAAAGTTCTCTACAGTGGGCTATCTCCATTTAGTGGGGGCACAGAGTCAGGAAAAAGAGATCCAGTTAGGAAGAttgatgagcattttcttttctatgcAGATAAAAGTTCTTATTACACTGGAAattccttatatcaatgaaataaaattagtaaaaaatgaataatttgaggGCAGACTTAGTGTACTAGttgtttccattttcctcagtttgttttttccccaaagaaaataAGGACTTTTTTGTCACCTTTCCACAATTTCAAAGTCTTCAAAAATGCTCTATTTCTTGGAACTAGCTATTTAAAAACTCAGTCTTCTGGTTTCTAAATATCTGATCTGTTTTACTTTCACCTCTAAAAGTTAAGGGAATATGAGAAAAACACTATTGCATACAAAACCTACTAAATAGCCAAGGAGATAATGAAGTTCCTTGGTTGGGAGTAAGCCATTGGGTCATGAGAGGAAGGATGCTTCTGAAACATGGTGAAAAATAACAATGATTTATTCCCAGAAGGGCCTGGATCCCTAAAGAGAAAAGTACTTGGGTAGACTCTCTGGGTTTCTAATAAAGTCCCTGGAAACTGTTTGCTAATAATAAGACTCTCATATCCCATCAATGAACAGTTACAGTGTGATTAAGAGATGAGACTTTCTATCCTAATGTTAGAGAGAACATtgagttaaaataataataaaaatgttatctcTCAGAACTCTTAGAGCAGCTATGAAATCAAAGACCTTATTTATATTGCAATAGAACAAAAGGAAGCAGAAGGATCTGTGCTGAGGATTCTCATTCCTGACTTCATTGCAAAGACTCTTTCAATGAAGACTCAGCAGTGGAGGGTAAGTACCCTAATTCAGCACTGATACTTTCTACCAAACTCATCACTACGGGAGTCCAATTCTTGGTAAAATCTCACTTCCTTATCTCTATTGGTCCATTCCTAATCATGAGGAGCATAGAACTGGAAATGCATTGGTGGAGTGGGGATATGGGAAAGAGAGATATTCAGAGATATTGGGATTCATAGAGGCTTCAGTCCCCAAGTCCACTGGATAATTGTTTCAACAGAGAAAGCTATTTTGAATGACTTTGAACAGGAATTGATTTTCCCTAAaaatctgctttcttttcttttaaaagtcatAGAAATCATGGATCCAAACTGATGGAAATCAGTCACTTTTAGCATCTAACAGAAGTTTATGCCATGTTAAGAGTAGTGTTTCACACATGTAATCTAAATTTAATTAAGTGATATATTAACTAAGTAAATCTAACTGGACATAACTAGATTAGAGTCCCCATGAATGGACAGAGAGCAGGAAGTCATCTCTTTCTATTATCCCTGAACCCTCATCCCTGAATTTTCAGTAGATTCAGTTTTCTATACCCACAATACTTTCATCCCTTGGGTAGAATAAGGAACTACTTAGTAAGACTCCTTTCCAATACTTTTGTTCACATATCTCTTCACTAAAATACTAATACATAGTAAGTATAATACTAAGCCTCTAACACAGTGAATCAATGACCAGAGACAGTGGCTATAGACCTGCCCCACACCCCCATGTCCAAAGCAGAAATGGATTCAAGGATTTAGAGTTGTACATTCTGTGACAACATATGTGCGTATGTGTGCTTGTGTGGGAAGGTGTTGGTGATGGTGCAAGAGAATTCTCTCTAATGTgctacttctttcttattttcataggttcaccatccagaaaagggaaatcaaaCTTCAGTGACTGAGTTTATCATTGCAGGCTTAACAGACCGACAGGAGCTACAGattctgctttttttaattttccttgggATTTATGTGGTCACTGTGGTAGGAAACCTGGGGATGATCATCTTGATTAGCCTCAGTTCCAACCTACACACCCCCATGTACTATTTTCTCAGTTGTCTGTCCTTCATTGACTTCTGTCAGTCCACTGTCATCACTCCCAAAATGTTTATGAACTTTGTGTCAGAGAAGAACATCATCTCCTACTCTGAGTGCATGGCTCAGctctattttttcctcatttttataatttctgaGTGCCATATGTTGGCAGTGATGGCATATGACCGCTACGTTGCCATCTGTAGTCCTCTACTATATAATGCCATCATGTCCTATCATATGTGCTCCCGGTTGCTGGGTGGAGTGGGTGCTATGGCTGTGGTTGGTGCCACAGTTCACACAGGTTGCATGCTTAGAGTTTACTTCTGCAAGGACAAtattgttaataattttttttgtgatcttcttcccctcttcaagCTCTCTTGCTCTGACACCTATATCAATGAAGTAGTGCTTCTGGCTTTTGgttcatttaacctttttgtcccatccctgACTATTCTTAGTTCCTATGTTTTCATCCTCTTCAGCATACTCCGTATCCAGTCCACAGCTGGCAGATCTAAAGCCTTCAGTACTTGTAGCTCTCATATGATGGCTGTTTCTTTATTCTTTGGTTCAACTGCATACATGTATCTTCAGCCTTCTACCAACTCCATGGACCAGGGGAAAGTGTCCTCTGTGTTTTATACCATAGTTATTCCCATGCTGAACCCCCTGATCTACAGCCTCAGGAATAAAGATGTCAAGATTGCACTgaagaaaatcctagagaaaagaatgttctcatgaagaatgaaatgaccaTTGGCAACAAAGGCTCTGCTTGTGCTATTTCCCTTATAAAGTGATCGGGCATATTTTCTTCTTAGGAGGCAGGATCTATTTGACTCCTCAGAACCCCTCTCCCATAATCTCCCCAACCTCTTATTTATCttcttattcaagtaaatatttttgGATGAACCACAATTAAAAGTTAAACAGTTCAGGCATAAAAAAGAGATGAACGACTGCCACTTTAGAATCAAAGAGCTGGGTAGCAATGAACTCACTCTCttatacttttatttcctttgttattGTATTAAGTTGCTTGTCTGGAaattcagaggatcatagatatTGGGCAGGAAAGGACAACTCTAATATTCACAAatgattttacaaatatgatttgatttgattttaacaacaaccctaggaagggGGTGCctttattagccccattttacagatgaggaaaatgaggcacagagaagttatgATTTGCTGAGAATGACAGAGCTTATAAATGTcaggctagattcaaactcaagtcttactGAAGGACCAGTGTTCCTTCTGATATATCATCTACATGTCTTTTaattcaaatccctcattttacattttacattaaaGGTGAGGCCCTGATATTGAGCTAGTTCTCTCTATTATTCCACACAGTTGATCAGTGCCTTGTCTCCTCTCTCTTTGGCCTATTGTCCAACTGGCATTATGTATGGCCAAAGAAATAGTCTAAATATCAGGAAAACTTGTGTTCAAGTTACACCCCTGATGCATTCTGATGTgactggttaagtcacttaactggtcGGTGCTCTTGATAATAGTCAAATTTCCCACTTGGAGAGAAAGAATTtcctatattgatgaaatcacagattcagtccCTCTCCCCTAGGCAAGACATATAGTTTGTtgtggcaggtaggtggttcaatggacagaatgctggccctagagtcaggaagacatgaatgcaaatctggctttagatactttcCAGCTTGTGACCTTTGGTAGGTCAtaatctttgtttttttcaatcttctgaaatgtaaaatggaaataagaattaTGCCtaactcccagagttgttgtgaggatcaaatgaaataatatttgtgaagcacttaagTGCAATGCCTGTGGGCAAGAACTACattaaaatgtagttgggaaataGTCTACAAAATCAATACAAATCAAAGTAAAACATGTCACTTAATTATTTGATACTAAATTAATATGCAGTTCACAGGGATGTCTACGTATGTTTGCtctgcatttatttcattttgagacTTCAGATCTGGGTGCTATGCTCCAGGAAAATATGTCTGGGGAGAGACCACATATTTATTGTATTCATGGAATAGTAACTTTCTCAAAGGTGTGGGTGTCCTCGGATTCTACTTATAAGCACAAAGCTCATGAGAGTAGTGACTTTGTTCTCTGTAGGTCTCAGAACAACCTGCAGATTTGCTGCAAGTCAGAGATTTCCAGCTTAATAGGGTTTCTTAGAGGTTCATACAAAGTCATGAAAGCCCAAATCCCAACTTTGCTTACAGGTTTTGATGCATTAAGTTCTAATTTTATAGGGATGAGGAGGGATATTAGAAATCTGCATTTGCTATCATGGTTGTCATATGCACTCTCATCACCTTGTGGTATGTGTGAAGAGATTCTTGGTAGAATAGTTCTTTTGAGGACATTTCTCCAGACAACTTTGGAAAGGGTTCTCTGTGTGTAACAGCTGTCAAATATCTGACTGACTTTACAGCAAACAGGAAGTGTTGTGAGGGGATCTGTACTCATGCACATATAATGCAGATTCATCTTGTTCTGGCTTGGGAAGTATAACTGTCAGAGCTGGTTCTTTATTTGGGAGAGTTTGAGCTGAGTCGGATCATTCCTGACTGTCACTCAAAGGGCATCTTACTATCAGAATCTTCATTATCATTTTGTTATAGAAATTAT
Protein-coding regions in this window:
- the LOC123238949 gene encoding olfactory receptor 150-like; translation: MIILISLSSNLHTPMYYFLSCLSFIDFCQSTVITPKMFMNFVSEKNIISYSECMAQLYFFLIFIISECHMLAVMAYDRYVAICSPLLYNAIMSYHMCSRLLGGVGAMAVVGATVHTGCMLRVYFCKDNIVNNFFCDLLPLFKLSCSDTYINEVVLLAFGSFNLFVPSLTILSSYVFILFSILRIQSTAGRSKAFSTCSSHMMAVSLFFGSTAYMYLQPSTNSMDQGKVSSVFYTIVIPMLNPLIYSLRNKDVKIALKKILEKRMFS